One window of the Coriobacteriia bacterium genome contains the following:
- a CDS encoding CoA protein activase yields MKVTTPHMGTIDMLLEDLFARTGVDYFPAPPTTRRTVELGARYAPEAACLPLKVTLGNLMEGLEAGADATLMLGGVGPCRFGYYADLQRRVLQRLGYEFEPVILEPPAYGWISFLRTLRKLAPGCGWRAMLEAYRTTYRKALAIDRLEAAVLRVRCREAEHRATDRARLRGLELLRAAVTPAEIDAAEAEAVALVEAVPVREDADVLRVSLLGEFYMVLEPFANLELERFLGSRDVLVERGTCLTDWIGPGKKKHLDGRTPEEIAAAAAPYLEHTVGGEGRVTIGRTVLAKRDGFDGIVQVMPFTCMPDTIAKSILPNVSAREDIPVLTLVIDEQSGEAGVHTRLEAFVDLLRSRRARAAAGVGRGSDEAVLEPPTAHGRRAAGAAR; encoded by the coding sequence GTGAAGGTGACGACCCCGCACATGGGGACCATCGACATGCTGCTCGAGGACCTGTTCGCGCGCACGGGGGTGGACTACTTCCCGGCTCCGCCCACGACGCGCCGCACCGTCGAGCTGGGAGCGCGCTACGCCCCGGAGGCGGCCTGCCTGCCGCTGAAGGTCACCCTCGGGAACCTGATGGAGGGCCTGGAGGCGGGAGCCGACGCCACGCTGATGCTCGGCGGGGTGGGGCCGTGCCGTTTCGGCTACTACGCCGACCTGCAGCGCCGCGTGCTGCAGCGCCTGGGGTACGAGTTCGAGCCGGTGATCCTCGAGCCGCCCGCCTACGGCTGGATATCCTTCCTCCGCACACTGCGCAAGCTCGCGCCGGGGTGCGGATGGCGCGCGATGCTGGAGGCGTACCGCACCACGTACCGCAAGGCGCTGGCCATCGACCGGCTCGAGGCGGCCGTGCTGCGCGTGCGCTGCAGGGAGGCCGAGCATCGCGCGACGGACCGCGCTCGGCTGCGCGGGCTCGAGCTGCTGCGGGCCGCGGTGACGCCGGCGGAGATCGATGCCGCCGAGGCCGAGGCGGTCGCGCTGGTGGAGGCGGTGCCGGTGCGCGAGGACGCCGACGTGCTGCGCGTCTCGCTCCTCGGCGAGTTCTACATGGTGCTGGAGCCGTTCGCGAACCTGGAGCTGGAGCGGTTCCTCGGGTCGCGAGACGTGCTGGTGGAGCGCGGCACGTGCCTGACGGACTGGATCGGTCCCGGCAAGAAGAAGCACCTCGACGGGCGCACCCCCGAGGAGATAGCGGCAGCGGCGGCGCCGTACCTGGAGCACACGGTCGGCGGCGAGGGGCGCGTCACCATCGGGCGCACGGTGCTGGCCAAGCGCGACGGGTTCGACGGGATCGTCCAGGTCATGCCGTTCACCTGCATGCCGGACACGATCGCCAAGTCGATCCTGCCCAACGTGTCGGCCCGCGAGGACATCCCGGTGCTCACGCTGGTCATAGACGAGCAGTCCGGCGAGGCCGGCGTGCACACGCGTCTGGAGGCCTTCGTCGACCTGCTGCGAAGCCGGCGGGCCCGAGCGGCGGCCGGGGTCGGCCGCGGGAGCGACGAGGCGGTCCTCGAGCCGCCGACCGCACACGGCCGACGCGCGGCGGGGGCCGCGCGATGA
- a CDS encoding 2-hydroxyglutaryl-CoA dehydratase encodes MRGYLGIDVGSVSTNLVLLSEDLQVLGKVYRRTQGDPIRAVQRGLEELLEALGDGEEPDVLGVGATGSARKLTGVVAGADVVKNEITAHAVAALHVVPEARTVLEIGGQDSKLILLREGVVTDFAMNTVCAAGTGSFLDHQATRLGIPIEEFGDYALRSERGARIAGRCGVFAESDMIHKQQVGYRTEDIVFGLCESLVRNYLNNLAKGKNVEPPVVFQGGVAANRGMIRAFGEALGCEVAVPEFHDVMGAVGSALLAEEHARGLERRGMPATTSFKGFEASAIEYSTSSFHCKGCANNCEIVQVKAHGEVLARWGGRCGKWETEGEAATYGPEPVLAME; translated from the coding sequence GTGCGAGGGTACCTCGGCATCGACGTCGGGAGCGTCTCCACCAACCTGGTGCTGCTGAGCGAGGACCTGCAGGTCCTCGGCAAGGTCTACCGGCGCACGCAGGGCGACCCTATCCGCGCCGTCCAGCGCGGCCTGGAGGAGCTGCTCGAGGCGCTCGGAGACGGCGAGGAGCCCGACGTCCTCGGCGTGGGAGCGACGGGCTCGGCGCGCAAGCTCACCGGCGTGGTCGCCGGCGCGGACGTGGTCAAGAACGAGATCACCGCGCACGCCGTGGCGGCGCTGCACGTCGTCCCCGAGGCGCGCACCGTGCTCGAGATCGGCGGCCAGGACAGCAAGCTCATCCTGCTGCGGGAAGGCGTGGTGACGGACTTCGCGATGAACACGGTCTGCGCGGCGGGCACGGGCAGCTTCCTCGACCACCAGGCCACACGCCTCGGCATCCCCATCGAGGAGTTCGGCGACTACGCGCTGCGGAGCGAGCGCGGGGCGCGCATCGCGGGGCGCTGCGGCGTGTTCGCCGAGAGCGACATGATCCACAAGCAGCAGGTCGGCTACCGCACCGAGGACATCGTCTTCGGGCTGTGCGAGTCGCTCGTGCGCAACTACCTCAACAACCTGGCCAAGGGCAAGAACGTGGAGCCCCCGGTCGTGTTCCAGGGCGGGGTGGCGGCCAACCGGGGCATGATCCGGGCCTTCGGCGAGGCGCTGGGGTGCGAGGTCGCCGTGCCGGAGTTCCACGACGTGATGGGCGCCGTGGGATCCGCCCTGCTCGCCGAGGAGCACGCCCGCGGGCTGGAGCGCCGCGGGATGCCGGCCACCACGTCGTTCAAGGGCTTCGAGGCCTCGGCCATCGAGTACTCGACGTCGAGCTTCCACTGCAAGGGCTGCGCGAACAACTGCGAGATCGTGCAGGTCAAGGCGCACGGAGAGGTGCTGGCGCGCTGGGGCGGCCGCTGCGGCAAGTGGGAGACCGAGGGCGAGGCGGCCACCTACGGGCCGGAGCCCGTGCTCGCCATGGAGTAG
- the rpiA gene encoding ribose-5-phosphate isomerase RpiA, protein MGAGPDIDAMKRAAAEAALRYVRDHALIGVGHGSTAAAFVEALAASGHVLKAAVAASEATARLLREHGVAVVPLAEVRELPVYVDGCDEADRCLRLLKGVGGAHTREKLTAMRAALFVCAADETKLVERLGRGPVAVEVTPHALDAVAEALRDLGGDSFVRPGFLTDDGNPVLDVTGLDVGADPAALEREIDAIPGVVDCGIFALRRADVLLLGTSEGVRTLRYRR, encoded by the coding sequence ATGGGGGCGGGGCCCGATATCGACGCCATGAAGCGCGCGGCCGCGGAAGCGGCGCTGCGCTACGTCCGCGATCACGCTCTCATCGGCGTCGGGCACGGAAGCACGGCGGCCGCTTTCGTCGAGGCCCTTGCCGCCTCGGGGCACGTGCTCAAGGCGGCCGTCGCGGCCTCCGAGGCGACCGCGCGGCTGCTGCGCGAGCACGGCGTGGCGGTCGTGCCCCTCGCCGAGGTGCGTGAGCTGCCCGTGTACGTGGACGGCTGCGACGAGGCCGACCGGTGCCTTCGCCTCCTGAAGGGGGTGGGCGGCGCGCACACCCGCGAGAAGCTCACCGCCATGCGCGCCGCGCTCTTCGTGTGCGCGGCCGACGAGACGAAGCTCGTCGAGCGTCTCGGACGCGGGCCGGTGGCGGTGGAGGTCACCCCGCACGCGCTGGACGCCGTCGCCGAGGCCCTGCGCGACCTCGGCGGCGACTCCTTCGTCCGCCCGGGCTTCCTGACCGACGACGGCAATCCCGTCCTCGACGTCACGGGACTGGACGTCGGCGCCGACCCCGCGGCGTTGGAGCGCGAGATCGACGCCATCCCGGGCGTGGTGGATTGCGGCATCTTCGCGCTGCGCCGCGCGGACGTGCTTCTCCTCGGCACCTCGGAGGGCGTTCGCACGCTCCGATACCGCCGCTAG
- a CDS encoding HEAT repeat domain-containing protein, translating to MRNGAGMTDETDRNEARRIALYEAVQRRRVVTHALRYAWRDGTLEVETAALLLLAALVALAVERIPAAGWLRDAEIWVLALVLLGLTSLVEVLAGGFRNHISQGVGGLVGGPAVERRHVASGALSASVCVAIAVASLLWWREAGPGTPLPLGLLGGALGAAGAVLAAARATERLALAGAAVALLGGGWDLLLVAGLAAPESVLPYGLATMSVVPLVSGLLGFHQYRRDVDLNHDGYVREASALLAEGRTAQRAVAAETLGRLGGLEVVEPLLAALADPEEDVRLSAAFALAEMRDLVPARLLGRRLDLRGFEPGERVPDSDAREVEHLATLEWQDMVAATYRTASRSRPELLDGLMAATEPGQPGPVRRTAALVLGETREPRAVAHLVDALTRRPQEMRGEIRSALAWTGRAGAEALAAMAGDSDEVVRREAAEALLRLVAFSRVIYHSRLEQRALDDVAQGSAEAQDPAEEWALISATARAAFEAASSDPDPAVRKAARAALELVA from the coding sequence ATGCGGAACGGCGCGGGCATGACCGACGAGACCGATCGCAACGAGGCCCGGCGCATCGCCCTCTACGAGGCCGTGCAGAGGCGTCGGGTCGTGACGCACGCCCTGCGCTACGCCTGGCGCGACGGCACGCTGGAGGTGGAGACCGCGGCTCTCCTCCTGTTGGCCGCTCTGGTCGCCCTGGCGGTCGAGCGGATACCGGCGGCGGGATGGCTGCGCGACGCGGAGATCTGGGTGCTGGCGCTCGTGCTGCTCGGCCTCACCTCGCTGGTCGAGGTGCTCGCCGGCGGGTTCCGCAACCACATCAGCCAGGGCGTGGGAGGGCTGGTCGGAGGTCCGGCGGTCGAGCGCCGGCACGTGGCCTCGGGGGCGCTGTCCGCGTCGGTCTGCGTCGCGATAGCCGTCGCCTCGCTGCTGTGGTGGCGCGAGGCCGGGCCGGGGACCCCGCTGCCCCTCGGGTTGCTCGGCGGGGCACTCGGCGCCGCGGGCGCCGTCCTGGCGGCGGCTCGGGCGACGGAGCGGCTCGCGCTGGCGGGAGCCGCGGTCGCGCTCCTGGGCGGGGGCTGGGACCTCCTGCTCGTCGCGGGCCTCGCCGCCCCGGAGAGCGTGTTGCCCTACGGGCTCGCCACCATGAGCGTCGTTCCCCTGGTCTCGGGGCTCCTCGGCTTCCATCAGTACCGCCGCGACGTGGACCTGAACCACGACGGCTACGTGCGTGAGGCATCGGCGCTGCTGGCCGAGGGCCGCACGGCGCAGAGGGCGGTGGCGGCCGAGACGCTGGGCCGCCTGGGAGGCCTGGAGGTCGTCGAGCCGCTGCTCGCCGCGCTCGCGGACCCCGAGGAGGACGTGCGGCTCTCGGCGGCCTTCGCGCTCGCCGAGATGCGGGACCTCGTCCCCGCGCGCCTGCTGGGGCGGCGGCTCGACCTGCGGGGGTTCGAGCCGGGCGAGCGCGTGCCCGACAGCGACGCCCGGGAGGTCGAGCACCTCGCCACGCTGGAGTGGCAGGACATGGTCGCCGCCACCTATCGCACCGCGTCGCGATCGCGTCCCGAGCTGCTGGACGGACTCATGGCCGCGACGGAGCCGGGACAGCCCGGTCCCGTCCGCCGCACCGCGGCGCTCGTGCTCGGCGAGACTCGCGAGCCGCGGGCCGTGGCCCACCTCGTGGACGCGCTGACGCGGCGTCCCCAGGAGATGCGGGGCGAGATCCGCTCCGCCCTGGCGTGGACGGGGCGCGCGGGCGCCGAGGCTCTCGCCGCGATGGCCGGAGACTCCGACGAGGTCGTGCGCCGCGAGGCGGCCGAGGCCCTCCTGCGACTCGTGGCCTTCTCGCGCGTGATCTACCACTCCCGTCTCGAGCAGCGCGCGCTCGACGACGTCGCGCAGGGTTCGGCGGAGGCGCAGGATCCCGCCGAGGAGTGGGCGCTCATCTCGGCGACCGCGAGGGCGGCGTTCGAAGCCGCCTCGTCCGATCCCGACCCCGCGGTCAGGAAGGCGGCGAGGGCCGCTCTGGAGCTCGTCGCCTAG
- the purL gene encoding phosphoribosylformylglycinamidine synthase subunit PurL, producing MVVHILGRVPTVTELYMYSLMWSEHCGYKHSRKALRALPTEGPGVLQGPGENAGVISVGDGWALAFKMESHNHPSAIEPYQGAATGVGGIIRDIFTMGARPIASLDSLRFGSLDEPRQRYLFEGAVAGIGGYGNCIGVPTVGGEVYFEDAYGGNCLINAMSIGLLREEDLTRAVAAGPGNLLLLIGSTTGRDGIGGASVLASQEFDERAEEKRPSVQVGDPFTEKLLIEACLELLRRKLLVGLGDLGAAGLTSSASEMADRGGVGLDIEVTRVPQREEDMKPYEIMVSESQERMLAVVTPEDLDAAKEVCERWGLRSTVIGEVTGTGRFVVREEGEVVADMPAASLAGDAPVYDPEAARPAYLDEVQAFDPLALPHPVGRAELAGTLLELLASPNVCSRRWIWEQYDHEVMLNTLVLPGSDAAVLRVGEPGRGEVTRRGIAASTDCNGRYCYLDPYVGAQIALAEAARNVSCSGGRPAAVTDCLNFGSPEKPEVFWTFLESVRGLADACRAFGVPVVSGNVSFYNESFGEPIHPTPTVGMVGLLDDVGKHTTMAFKDAGDVVVLLGETLAELGGSEYLEVAHRKVAGRPPAIDLGLERAVQETVREAIGAGLVKSAHDCSEGGVAVALAESCIAGGVGAEVHLDDGLPPAVSLFSETQSRVVVTCAEADAEALLELARGRRVPHSVLGEVGGEALVIGEKLEAGLEELREAYEPTLARRVSGTVLQSEELREG from the coding sequence ATGGTCGTCCACATCCTCGGCCGCGTCCCCACAGTGACCGAGCTGTACATGTACTCGCTCATGTGGAGCGAGCACTGCGGCTACAAGCACTCGCGAAAGGCGTTGCGCGCGCTGCCGACGGAGGGCCCCGGCGTGCTGCAGGGACCGGGCGAGAACGCCGGCGTCATCAGCGTGGGCGACGGCTGGGCGCTCGCGTTCAAGATGGAGTCCCACAACCACCCCAGCGCGATCGAGCCCTACCAGGGCGCCGCCACCGGGGTCGGCGGCATCATCCGCGACATCTTCACGATGGGCGCCCGCCCGATCGCCTCGCTCGACTCGCTGCGGTTCGGCTCGCTGGACGAGCCGCGCCAGCGATACCTGTTCGAGGGCGCGGTCGCCGGCATCGGCGGCTACGGTAACTGCATAGGCGTGCCCACCGTCGGCGGCGAGGTGTACTTCGAGGACGCCTACGGGGGCAACTGCCTCATCAACGCCATGTCGATCGGGCTGCTGCGCGAGGAGGACCTCACGCGCGCCGTCGCGGCGGGGCCGGGCAACCTGCTGCTGCTCATCGGCTCGACGACCGGCCGCGACGGCATCGGAGGGGCCTCGGTGCTCGCGAGCCAGGAGTTCGACGAGCGCGCCGAGGAGAAGCGCCCCAGCGTGCAGGTCGGCGACCCGTTCACCGAGAAGCTGCTGATCGAGGCGTGTCTGGAGCTGCTCCGGCGCAAGCTGCTCGTGGGGCTGGGAGACCTCGGCGCGGCCGGGCTCACCTCCTCGGCCAGCGAGATGGCGGATCGCGGGGGCGTAGGGCTGGACATCGAGGTCACCCGCGTGCCGCAGCGCGAGGAGGACATGAAGCCCTACGAGATCATGGTCTCCGAGTCGCAGGAGCGGATGCTCGCGGTGGTGACGCCGGAGGACCTGGACGCGGCGAAGGAGGTCTGCGAGCGCTGGGGCCTGCGCTCCACGGTCATCGGCGAGGTGACCGGAACGGGACGGTTCGTGGTGCGCGAGGAGGGCGAGGTGGTGGCGGACATGCCCGCCGCGTCCCTCGCCGGGGACGCGCCGGTCTACGACCCGGAGGCGGCGCGCCCCGCCTACCTGGACGAGGTCCAGGCGTTCGACCCGCTCGCGCTTCCGCACCCGGTCGGCCGCGCCGAGCTCGCCGGGACGCTGCTGGAGCTGCTCGCTTCGCCGAACGTGTGCTCTCGCCGGTGGATCTGGGAGCAGTACGACCACGAGGTCATGCTCAACACCCTCGTGCTGCCGGGCTCGGACGCGGCCGTGCTGCGCGTGGGCGAGCCCGGCCGGGGCGAGGTCACCCGGCGCGGGATAGCCGCCTCGACCGACTGCAACGGGCGCTACTGCTACCTCGACCCCTACGTCGGCGCCCAGATCGCCCTCGCCGAGGCGGCGCGCAACGTCAGCTGCTCCGGCGGCCGCCCCGCCGCCGTCACGGACTGCCTGAACTTCGGGTCGCCCGAGAAGCCCGAGGTGTTCTGGACGTTCCTCGAGTCGGTCCGAGGGCTGGCGGACGCGTGTCGCGCCTTCGGCGTGCCGGTGGTCTCCGGCAACGTCAGCTTCTACAACGAGAGCTTCGGCGAACCGATCCACCCGACGCCGACCGTGGGCATGGTCGGACTGCTCGACGACGTCGGCAAGCACACCACCATGGCGTTCAAGGACGCCGGCGACGTGGTCGTGCTGCTGGGCGAGACGCTGGCGGAGCTGGGGGGCAGCGAGTACCTCGAGGTCGCGCACCGCAAGGTGGCCGGGCGTCCTCCCGCGATCGACCTCGGCCTGGAGCGTGCCGTGCAGGAGACGGTGCGCGAGGCCATCGGCGCGGGCCTGGTCAAGAGCGCGCACGACTGCTCCGAGGGAGGCGTCGCGGTCGCGCTGGCCGAGTCCTGCATCGCCGGGGGGGTCGGCGCCGAGGTGCACCTGGACGACGGCCTGCCGCCGGCGGTGTCGCTGTTCTCCGAGACGCAGAGCCGCGTGGTGGTGACGTGTGCCGAAGCGGACGCCGAGGCGCTGCTCGAGCTCGCCCGCGGGCGCCGGGTGCCCCACTCGGTCCTCGGCGAGGTGGGCGGGGAGGCGCTCGTCATCGGCGAGAAGCTGGAGGCGGGCCTGGAAGAGCTCCGCGAGGCGTACGAGCCGACGCTCGCCCGTCGCGTGAGCGGCACGGTGTTGCAGAGCGAGGAGTTGCGGGAGGGGTGA
- the purQ gene encoding phosphoribosylformylglycinamidine synthase subunit PurQ, with amino-acid sequence MRFGVVVFPGSNCEQDVVHSCRHLGLEADYVWHGDTDLTGFDAVVLPGGFSYGDYIRTGAVARFSPVMAEVVRFAERGGPVMGVCNGFQILTEAHMLPGALIRNTGLKFICHGQPLVVQDSVCEWLDLPAGTVVDIPVNHNEGNYVCDPRTLERLRAERRVVLRYCGPEGVVSDDSAPNGATWQIAGICNERGNVFGLMPHPERRVDPAQAPDTDGQAFFTAIARRLAEVAG; translated from the coding sequence GTGAGGTTCGGCGTCGTCGTCTTCCCCGGCTCGAACTGCGAGCAGGACGTCGTCCACTCCTGCCGCCACCTCGGACTCGAGGCCGACTACGTCTGGCACGGCGACACCGACCTCACCGGCTTCGACGCCGTCGTGCTGCCCGGGGGCTTCAGTTACGGCGACTACATCCGCACCGGCGCGGTCGCGCGGTTCTCGCCGGTGATGGCCGAGGTCGTCCGCTTCGCCGAGCGCGGCGGCCCGGTGATGGGCGTCTGCAACGGGTTCCAGATCCTCACCGAGGCGCACATGCTGCCCGGCGCGCTGATCCGCAACACCGGGCTGAAGTTCATCTGCCACGGCCAGCCGCTGGTGGTGCAGGACAGCGTGTGCGAGTGGCTCGACCTGCCGGCGGGAACGGTCGTGGACATCCCCGTCAACCACAACGAGGGCAACTACGTGTGTGACCCGCGGACGCTGGAGCGCCTGCGGGCCGAGCGCCGGGTCGTGCTGCGTTACTGCGGCCCCGAGGGCGTGGTGTCCGACGACAGCGCTCCCAACGGCGCCACATGGCAGATCGCCGGCATCTGCAACGAGCGAGGCAACGTCTTCGGGCTGATGCCGCACCCGGAGCGGCGCGTGGACCCGGCACAGGCGCCCGACACCGACGGGCAGGCGTTCTTCACCGCCATCGCGAGGCGGCTGGCGGAGGTGGCCGGGTGA
- the purS gene encoding phosphoribosylformylglycinamidine synthase subunit PurS, producing the protein MARYEIFVTYKKGIFDPPGETAQRALQNLGYDEVTGVRIGKYIRLEVDGGPGGLARVREMCDRLLANPVIEDYRIEAVGEAAEEGASSGEEGVS; encoded by the coding sequence ATGGCGCGATACGAGATCTTCGTGACGTACAAGAAGGGCATCTTCGACCCGCCCGGCGAGACCGCCCAGCGGGCCCTGCAGAACCTCGGCTACGACGAGGTGACCGGCGTGCGCATCGGCAAGTACATCCGCCTCGAGGTCGACGGCGGTCCCGGCGGGCTCGCCCGCGTCAGGGAGATGTGCGACAGGCTGCTCGCCAACCCCGTCATCGAGGACTACCGCATCGAGGCCGTCGGCGAGGCCGCCGAGGAGGGCGCCTCGTCCGGGGAGGAGGGCGTTTCGTGA
- a CDS encoding DUF4013 domain-containing protein, translating into MQALRPLRTIRGEQDAWWSVPASAVLAATGLGFPMVVGFLLEHQYDVWQERDRGLPDWSCAPQYMMAGMRLLAGAALMSGPAIVLVRLAVGATGVEPAFLLQGLSGLLDPGSLDPDYTTLALLIAGFGALAGGLYLGPAVCAFNAHGSILKLFDVREILLGIWRATTPYLLAYALTSLSGIALVLTALGITTALSALPSPRIAVQLLVLPNAAILLALASCDWWGQYMREVYGVSRPAEDHPAGWHHLEPACSPEPAPGGHELLDACVEDAAADAPGGSA; encoded by the coding sequence ATGCAGGCGTTGCGTCCGCTCCGGACGATCCGCGGTGAACAGGACGCGTGGTGGTCGGTGCCCGCGAGCGCGGTGTTGGCCGCCACGGGTCTCGGCTTCCCCATGGTGGTGGGGTTCCTCCTCGAGCATCAGTACGACGTGTGGCAGGAGCGCGACCGGGGACTGCCGGACTGGAGCTGCGCTCCCCAGTACATGATGGCGGGGATGCGTCTGCTGGCGGGCGCGGCGCTGATGTCCGGTCCGGCGATCGTGCTGGTCCGTCTCGCGGTGGGCGCGACCGGCGTCGAGCCGGCGTTCCTGCTGCAGGGTCTCTCGGGGCTGCTCGACCCGGGGTCGCTCGACCCGGACTACACGACGCTCGCGCTTCTGATCGCCGGGTTCGGCGCGCTCGCCGGAGGGCTCTACCTCGGGCCGGCCGTCTGCGCGTTCAACGCCCACGGCAGCATCCTGAAGCTCTTCGACGTCCGGGAGATCCTCCTCGGCATCTGGCGCGCGACCACGCCGTACCTGCTCGCCTACGCGCTCACCTCGCTCTCCGGCATCGCGCTCGTGCTGACGGCGCTCGGCATCACCACGGCCCTGTCCGCGCTGCCTTCGCCGCGGATCGCCGTCCAGCTCCTCGTGCTGCCCAACGCGGCGATACTCCTGGCGCTCGCGTCGTGCGACTGGTGGGGGCAGTACATGCGCGAGGTCTACGGCGTGAGCAGGCCCGCCGAGGACCACCCCGCCGGATGGCACCACCTGGAGCCGGCGTGCTCCCCGGAGCCCGCCCCCGGCGGCCACGAGCTGCTTGATGCTTGCGTCGAGGATGCCGCCGCCGACGCGCCCGGCGGCTCCGCCTGA
- a CDS encoding phosphoribosylaminoimidazolesuccinocarboxamide synthase, producing the protein MKRPQDLRPDASGKVRDLYDLGGDRLLMVASDRISAFDVVLPDPIPHKGEVLTKLSLFWFDKLRGIVPNHLLSSDVGDLPPQFGAERDRLRGRSMIVRRADVFPVECIVRGYLAGSGWKEYREAGTVCGEALLPGLKEASLLPEPIFTPSTKAADGHDVNIPVEEMLDLVGEEHGSAMTDASVALYSAAREHAAKRGVVIADTKFEFGLVDGVVTLVDEVLTPDSSRFWPAEGYEPGRPQPSFDKQYVRDWLEASGWDKEPPAPALPAEVVARTGEKYVQAYELITGRTFVPEGGS; encoded by the coding sequence ATGAAGCGGCCCCAAGACCTCCGTCCCGACGCGAGCGGCAAGGTGCGGGACCTGTACGACCTCGGCGGCGACAGGCTGCTGATGGTCGCCAGCGACCGCATCTCCGCGTTCGACGTCGTGCTTCCCGACCCCATCCCGCACAAGGGAGAGGTGCTCACGAAGCTCTCGCTGTTCTGGTTCGACAAGCTCCGCGGCATCGTCCCGAACCACCTGCTCTCCTCCGACGTCGGCGACCTGCCGCCGCAGTTCGGCGCGGAGCGCGACCGGCTGCGCGGGCGCTCGATGATCGTGCGCAGGGCCGACGTCTTCCCGGTCGAGTGCATCGTGCGGGGGTACCTGGCCGGCTCGGGCTGGAAGGAGTACCGCGAGGCGGGCACGGTGTGCGGCGAGGCGCTGCTGCCGGGCCTGAAGGAGGCCAGCCTGCTGCCCGAGCCGATCTTCACGCCCTCGACCAAGGCGGCCGACGGGCACGACGTCAACATCCCCGTCGAGGAGATGCTCGACCTCGTCGGCGAGGAGCACGGGAGCGCGATGACGGACGCCTCCGTCGCGCTGTACTCCGCGGCCCGCGAGCACGCCGCGAAGCGCGGGGTCGTCATCGCCGACACGAAGTTCGAGTTCGGGCTCGTCGACGGTGTCGTGACGCTCGTGGACGAGGTGCTCACGCCGGACTCCTCGCGCTTCTGGCCGGCCGAGGGCTACGAGCCGGGCAGGCCGCAGCCGAGTTTCGACAAGCAGTACGTCCGCGACTGGCTCGAGGCCTCCGGATGGGACAAGGAGCCGCCGGCTCCTGCCCTGCCCGCCGAGGTCGTCGCACGCACCGGTGAGAAGTACGTGCAGGCCTACGAGCTGATCACCGGCCGCACCTTCGTGCCCGAGGGGGGGTCGTAG
- a CDS encoding HD domain-containing protein: MWRDEVVEVVGGLKHLAWGPSHCRRVYSMSAEIVGREGLEADDDVLFAVSWLHDIGTFPDHVVEGESPAECSARAAEGVLRGTDFPAGKIQAVTDIIRSHDFERPPLPRTEARVFHDADMLDFMGAIGITRLLAIVGLEDWTPDTRAAVDQMSSFADELPGKLVLGVARHIAHHRKAEMHEFLDELGEETEELASL, encoded by the coding sequence GTGTGGCGTGACGAAGTGGTGGAGGTCGTCGGCGGGCTGAAGCACCTGGCTTGGGGGCCGTCGCACTGCAGGCGCGTGTACTCGATGTCTGCGGAGATCGTGGGGCGGGAGGGCCTGGAGGCCGACGACGACGTGCTCTTCGCGGTCTCGTGGCTTCACGACATCGGCACGTTCCCCGATCACGTGGTGGAGGGCGAGTCGCCCGCCGAGTGCTCCGCTCGCGCGGCCGAGGGGGTACTTCGCGGAACCGACTTCCCGGCCGGGAAGATCCAGGCGGTCACCGACATCATCCGCTCGCACGACTTCGAGCGCCCTCCGCTGCCGCGCACCGAGGCCCGCGTCTTCCACGACGCCGACATGCTCGACTTCATGGGCGCGATCGGCATCACCCGGCTGCTCGCGATCGTCGGGCTCGAGGACTGGACCCCGGACACCCGCGCGGCGGTCGACCAGATGAGCAGCTTCGCCGACGAGCTGCCGGGGAAGCTCGTCCTCGGCGTCGCCCGGCACATCGCGCACCACCGCAAGGCGGAGATGCACGAGTTCCTCGACGAGCTGGGCGAGGAGACCGAGGAGCTCGCGTCGCTGTAG
- a CDS encoding SRPBCC family protein, which produces MIRTEKTILIDRPIEDVFDYLADFKNDMQWRSELAEIRQTTGFARGQGARYEQRLTWGDREADADFEVVEYEPNRHIGFRGSSGSLSARGDYELDAEDGRTRLRVVGELELSGVLEAAEEMIGDAVQRAGEEDLRHLKDILESR; this is translated from the coding sequence ATGATCCGCACGGAGAAGACGATCCTCATCGACCGGCCCATCGAGGACGTGTTCGACTACCTCGCGGACTTCAAGAACGACATGCAGTGGCGCAGCGAGCTGGCCGAGATCCGCCAGACGACCGGCTTCGCCCGCGGGCAGGGGGCGCGCTACGAGCAGCGCCTCACGTGGGGCGACCGCGAGGCCGACGCCGATTTCGAGGTCGTCGAGTACGAGCCCAACCGCCACATCGGCTTCCGGGGGTCCTCGGGCAGCCTCTCGGCACGGGGCGACTACGAGTTGGACGCCGAGGACGGGCGCACGCGCCTTCGCGTGGTCGGCGAGCTGGAGCTCTCCGGGGTGCTGGAGGCTGCCGAGGAGATGATCGGCGATGCCGTGCAGCGGGCCGGCGAGGAGGACCTGCGGCACCTGAAGGACATCCTTGAGAGCCGATGA